In Cyprinus carpio isolate SPL01 chromosome A5, ASM1834038v1, whole genome shotgun sequence, the sequence caacttaAAAAGTAAGAATTGGCACCTaaagtatttcaaattttttcaatttttttaaaatcactatCAAAATGCTGATTAAATATTGTGTGTCACACCACAGGTCACATTAAGTATCCATATACAGTATCAACAAGTGTGGCATCAAAAATGTCCATACTGATAACATCAGTGTTTAAGATGGGACAGTGCAggaatgtgtgtttgtgggatGAGGGCTGCAGTTTGGAGTTCTAAACTCCGTTTTGAGGCTGCTGCTCTGCCACAGCGCTGTGCTGCACTGAATGTGGCAAGGTTTTTTTCTGCTTTCTGGACCAGTTCccaccaatgctgcatttctttcttatcagacacacacacacacacacacacacacacacacacacacaccagagaggagagagagagagacgaggaagagagagagagagagagagagagagagagaggtgtccTCTGCTGGTGCAGCAAAGAGTCTGGCAGGGGACGATCCTCTTTCAGCAATCTCTGGTATACCGCAGTGagtgagcaaacacacacacacacacacacacacacacacacacacacacacacacacacacacacacacacacacacacaaacacacactcactcacgtaCGTACAGGAAGTCAGGTTCTCTATTTGGTTGAAACAACTGAAAATCTATAAATTGAATTACTCTTTCTAAGTCTAGAACTCAAAAGTCCCTCATCCATCTTagtatctctctctcacacacacacacacacacacacacacacacacagagagagagagaagaacacaGCATGTTCTTATAATAAACAGGCTAAAGACCACCTCAGATCAATTTAATGTAACACAAGTAGTGATATTCTGTGTCTTGTATCTCTTCACATGCATCAACACATGCATTTAATGTATATCCTCTCAGTGAGCTAAGtgttactataataataaacacacatgcatgttctGATAACAGATACATTTAACAATGGAGCCTGTGCAATGTTTGTCCATTTGAAGGAGGAGGATCATTGTCTATTTACTGTATTGAATGAAACTCTAACTCACTATTTTATGACAGACTTAAACAGCCACCAGAAGGTGCTTTTTTAACCACCaacaaatgtatttatgcatacagtatctatacatctatatatataaatccatttCTATATacgtatgtatttatgtatgtgtgtgtatatatatatatatatatatatatacatacacagtggtgtcttttttttgcatatatagggccatgtagttttggattttgttttcccttaataataaaaaccttcatttaaaaactgcatgttatgttcacttgtgttatcttttactaatatttaaatatgtttgatgatctgaaacgaagtgtgacaaacatgcaaaaaaataagaaatcaggaagggggccaacaatttttcccACCACTGTATATtaccactgtgtatatatatatatatatatatatatatatatatatatatatagcaaaaaaataagaaatcaggaagggggccaacactttttccaCACCACTTTtagtttggtcctcacactgcacatagtgtgacccattaaatataaccatgaaaaaataaattaataacagtaataatattattccactttatttagttttaataatataataaaataatataatactaatatattttcaaaataaatatggagtattaaatacaaatacaattattttatagtaagcacaaatatttaatgctaatatttacttctttttctctttttttaaatatgaattttcatgattttcaaactagatttatgctttcattttgaatagaaatcttatacagtacagtttgtcgatctaaaatggtaattgtttattaacagctgtcaactaTGTCAGTACGCAAATGCGCGCTCTGAACTTATTTACACAGCGCATTTTTTAATGTTGGTCGCGCATGCGCACCTGCgtaccacttatgtgcacccctctctctctctctataacaACCACAaggttcatttaattatttgcagatAAATTGTTCAGTACTTGTTTATAAACAGTATACTAGTAATAAAATCTGGCAATTTAACGAAAGCACAACCAAAACTAGAATAGCTACTGTAAATTTTAGTTTGAATTTAATCCTTGCAAACGAATTCCAATATAAACTGGCACACAATCACATTCAGTGGGGGTAGGtgttagaaaaaaactaaaacagttgtgtttttatgGCTTTTGAAACTAGCTTTATGTCAAAATTTCAAAGAgaacataacatttacaaaaacaaaaataaaaccccataaacatttgtaaacatttataaaacttcatccccttggaattataagctTCTATCtgatatttatgtcaaaattgagttattcacatattcttattctgtgacaacttatttacattatgtgatagactttttaatgttgtgtaaatTTTGGgaccttttatttaaaaaacaaaaaggttctatctacacagtcgaatggaatgcaaaaactttgaagctcaatatctcagaatgcagatagaaccttataattccaaggggacgactTGTAAGAAGATAAAAACTAATTTGAGATGAAGagagacatttacagtatttCAATTCAAAGTAGGATTAAAGGATGAATTTACTGATTTAGCTAAATCCTAATCAGCAGCATTGATGAACAAAGAATCCCAGAACACTGAAGATTTGAGCTTTATGCAATAAGAAGGGCAGTACAGAGAACAATAAACGTCCAAGTACTACATTTGTTCggtattttttttcatgcagtttctctttaatccatccattctatatatatttagaaaagttGTAACTGGTTTTAGAAATCATATTGCtcttttaaaaggatagtttttttttttttttttttttttgctgcacatGTTTGTGAACCACATTTAATGAACGTACAGAAACACACCCAAACACAGATTCAGACATACACATGCACAACAGCACATATGAATACATGCAGATCATATACACGTGTGACTGTACAAACTGCAATAAAGcaacagacaaacacagaatCAAGAATGACAAAATTTCTCAATCATTCTTATTGGCAGCAACAGTAGAtgaatttagagtttatatacacataaaaacttCTCGTATCTCATATCTTTTTAAGAATACAAAGGATAGATGATCTCACTTTATGTATAAAAATTGACCTCACCTAAAGCTTTcatacataaaaagtcaaaaataaaaaatataggttATTATAACTAAAAACATAACTCTGTAAAATTATCAGTAGAAAAAAGTAAGCTTCTACAGATCAATTTGCCATGTAGATAGTCTGTTATTTCATATAATTAGAAAATTCTGTGCCAAATTATGTCATGTATCACTAGTAGTGGAAATGTGTTAGTCCGGACAGAAAACTAACAGCACAGAGTCACTAAAACCCTGAGTCAGGCATCCCCTCTCACAGCACCTGATCCTTCGATTCACGGTGCTCCATCTCAGTATCCATGTCATCGCCACGTCTCCGGAAAATCCGCACAACAATATAAATGACGAGGATCAGGAGAACGATACCAATGCATCCACCCACAGCTATTGCCAGTATTCCAATTTCAGAGAATGAAACTgtaagaagaaaagagaaagtatACTTAATGCTTGACTGCCTTATTGGatgtttattgtattgtttattttatactttatgttCTTATTAGGctaccattattatttttaaaacaagagtCCAATCGAGCCACAAGTTCATTAGTCAAATCTTCATTAACTGACAACAGCTTTTATATTTGGGTGGAGAGCAGAGCATTTGAGCCGGGCACAGAACACAAAACTGATGGAAGCGGCCTCAGCTGAAGACTGGATCTAAAACTTTCAGATGACACACAGCTAATTTCTCTTGTCACTGTAAATTACTGAAACCACACGTGAAAACACGCAACACACGGTAAACACGCGTTTGTGCAGCAGAGTGTCTCTCTCTTGCACTGTATGATGTGACAGACAATGAGTTGTCCAGTCCTGTTCCGTTCACACAGCGCGTGTTTCCCGAGAATGTGGTtctgagtcctgaaaatttacgggtGTGAGTTCGGTTACAGAATGGCTTTGTCACGCACATAAATAACCATACTCTTTGTGAACATAACCGTAGGAAGGATTAAAATACAGAACTGACAACACTATTCTGCTGATGTGTGAATGTGGCCTATGAACAGGTGGGGTGGGGGGCCCTAAGCAAATGTCAGGTATGGGGCCCAAATCAATACGTCCACCCCTGGCTATAAAGTACTTTAAACTATAGGATCgctatttttcaaaaatattgtgtatGAATATTCGTTTTTTATGAGCCCAAATATTTAAtactcatttatttaaatgatgtttaacgagaaagactttttttttaataatcaagctTTTGTCACCATTTCTTGAACAAACTTATGATTAGGCATTATATGTATCTCAAGATTTTCTTTTAGTTGAAAACGTGtgtaaacacactttttttttaataatcaagctTTTGTCaccatttctttatatatatatatattagtattgtaatgGACAGCTGTCTTTCCTCAGTCGAGTGATGTTTGTGAGTGATTTCTCATTGTGGTGGTGATATTATGGTCACTCagtttcactgattcatttaattAACTGTAAAAGTTATTCAGTTTTTTAAGATCATTTAGTGAAGTCGTTTTGATCCAACTAATTACAAACTAAGCGACGCAGACAATGACATTCTGTGATAAACTAACATGCTAACACGCTCCACAGCGCCACCCAGTGCATTTAGTTATAACTGACTTTTAGTTTGCGTGTTTTATCATGGACTCCCTGCATTTACTGCCAGCAAAGCAACATTTAGAAAATtagagttgtgtttttatttttcaaataataattaccGATCGAATTTTCAACTATTTGTGCACACCCCTActttaaactgaaataagaaGGGTGAGAAAATCTGTCCAAATAACAGGATGTGAACCTTTATCAGAGAATGACCAGTACACTGAATTTCACTCACTATTGTTTATCTTACATGCTTGTTGCCTGTACCATAACACTTTCAGAGAAGACTGTCTGCTATTCTAGCCCAGTTGATTAGATACTTCTGTCCTTCAGCTGCTGGGATCAAAGAAAGAACACAGTATCCTGCTCATTCAACCTTCACCTCCACTGCCATACGTGTTTAGAAGGGTAAGCAAGTGATTTTTCAAACAGGTGTCACAGAATCTGCTCTTACCTTTTTGAACGACTCTGAGGCTGATCTCGCCTGCAAAGCCCTGGAAGTCAGGTGGATTTCGGACTTGGCAGCTGTAGGTACCATTAAAGCTGAACTGCACATTCCTTAGCGTGATGGATGCATCACCGTTCATTACATTACCAGACCATACAGCGTGATCCTTAAATGTTTCATCTTTCGGGGGATATGCTTGTTTGTGGTAAAGAAAAATCTATGACAGAGTAAAAGAAAGAGAGTGAAAAGTTCAAAGTTAAACAGAAAGGAAAGACTATCACGACCCACTGAAATGAGGTTGGAAttggggttttaaaaaaaaaagtgaaagaaggGAATAAGAGAGAGAACGGGGGCAGTAGGATAATTCTATCAAAGATTTTTGAACAGTGTTTTAAGTGTGCATTTCCTGTAACCAGCCTCATTTCACCCAGTAGTAAATAAAGACTTTCGGATACATGAATTCAACACCCATTTAGTCTCACCGATTTTTCTAACGACTTTCCAAGTGGCCGGAAAGTCCAGGATACAGAGACAGTTTCTTCAGAGAGCGGCTGGGtagatttaaatgtacatttgagCCGTACATCTGTCCCATTGACAGCCTCCAACTCTGAGGACGTAAGCACCTCAATTCCCTCCACCTGATGTACACCTGGTAACCATGGATTAACATGTTACTAAGGGAAGCAAGTGACACAAACAGCTCATTCCAACAACATTTACATTCTCTCACCCTAAACTCGGCTCTAAAATGTACATTCTCTGTGGCCTTCAACCAAACATTGAGAGAACCATAATATTATCTCAAAGTTcgtgacagatatatatatagatacttaTCGTGGACACATTCGTCATAACTCTCTTATCAGATCTGATCTAATATACAGTCAGTCATCAGACAGTACAATCAGATGTTAAAAAAGCAAAACCTTTGAAAATGTAACATAACCATTAAGCCAATTTATTCTATTAACACTgtatatagaaatgtaaaaacacatgACGATACCTGCATCTTAATATCTACATGAATTACATTCTCTAGACTCTAGTACATGCCATATTTTGGCAATCGTGTTAAACCCCAACCTTTACACAATACgtataaaaaatattcagtgcaatcttatgaggtttttaattttttaaaccgCTAGTCTTTCCAGCTAACAATTAGTCACAACAATCTTAATAATCAAAACCATTTCTACAGTAATACATGTTGGCAATAATGAATCAGCACCACATACAGCATCATTCAGTCACATGGAACAATTGCTGCACTGATGTGTTCTGCACTAAATACCCTGAACGTATTATTGAGCATTAAGGTAAAGCTTTCACGGGCCCTCCTGTGATCAGTGTGCTTAATTCTGCTTAAACTGAGACTGAAGCCGTTCCACCCATTAAATGTGTTTCACTAGGTCACACTCTACTCACTGCACTAGTAGGCCTACCTtgctattttttaatacattgagagtagtatatttgtgtgtatttcattttagattttattttttacattccatTTCCTCCAATTGTTTCTACCTAGTTTTATCTAGCTCTAACGTTAATCTTTCTTACTACACCTGTTATCCACTTCAAGCTGCTGTAATGCCTGCATTAACCCCGAGGATCAATCTAATCTTGAATAATCTTATTTTATGAACGGCACTACAGTGTAAATCTGATAAGCGTCTGATAAGTGccgcaaaaaaattaaaaaataaataaataaaaatgtaaaaaaaataatgagtagTGAAACCATACTAGCTTGTTGGAAGATTTACGTAACTCTGAGACTACCTGAAGTGTAATGTGACCACAGTGGTCTCAAATTGCCAAACGTAGCAGGCAAAGAATCTTCCTAACAGCACAAATAATgactcattaaattaaatatgtaaaaaaaaaacattatgttaatcaaacatattatatttattccgAAATCAAGGGTGGATCCAGGAAGTAGGAAACTCACCTGGCAAGACAAGCGCACATAGCGCAGGAACCAGGTAAATCCAGTCTCGACTCATAGGAAAAATACCGGACGAGCTATCAGAGCTCCTTTAAATGGTAGTAGCCTACTGTTAACTATATATCTAGCAGCTGACCGTAGGATATTTACACTCGAGATCTAAGTATTAGTTGAACATCGGCACTCCTGAGCACAGCGGCCATGCTACACCACT encodes:
- the LOC109073810 gene encoding myelin protein zero-like protein 2 isoform X1; amino-acid sequence: MSRDWIYLVPALCALVLPGVHQVEGIEVLTSSELEAVNGTDVRLKCTFKSTQPLSEETVSVSWTFRPLGKSLEKSIFLYHKQAYPPKDETFKDHAVWSGNVMNGDASITLRNVQFSFNGTYSCQVRNPPDFQGFAGEISLRVVQKVSFSEIGILAIAVGGCIGIVLLILVIYIVVRIFRRRGDDMDTEMEHRESKDQVL
- the LOC109073810 gene encoding myelin protein zero-like protein 2 isoform X2, translated to MSRDWIYLVPALCALVLPGVHQVEGIEVLTSSELEAVNGTDVRLKCTFKSTQPLSEETVSVSWTFRPLGKSLEKSIFLYHKQAYPPKDETFKDHAVWSGNVMNGDASITLRNVQFSFNGTYSCQVRNPPDFQGFAGEISLRVVQKAAEGQKYLINWARIADSLL
- the LOC109073810 gene encoding myelin protein zero-like protein 2 isoform X3, which translates into the protein MSRDWIYLVPALCALVLPGVHQVEGIEVLTSSELEAVNGTDVRLKCTFKSTQPLSEETVSVSWTFRPLGKSLEKSIFLYHKQAYPPKDETFKDHAVWSGNVMNGDASITLRNVQFSFNGTYSCQVRNPPDFQGFAGEISLRVVQKAEGQKYLINWARIADSLL